In Niallia sp. FSL W8-0635, one genomic interval encodes:
- a CDS encoding AbrB family transcriptional regulator, producing the protein MSLLFLCLSAVLGGWVFQVCQLPLSWLLGPMFGTILYVRLAKNSPKLPFSFRDIGLLVIGYLIGKQFTKQTLVEMGSHLPSMLLMTVIMIAFSLILAFITSKLTHSNLKSTVAGSIPGGLSQMIAISSEIKGIDLTVVTVIQISRILSVIILVPLLVYSPILYGNQATATVTSTAGSASYHWMIFLFLFCCYLIASLVKKWKFPAPFMIGPMLLIATISIAGLDVPAIPTTLTCVAQTLIGIHLGLQIKFGNIENKAKFLSVVTVTSTLLVLFSLLLGYILISLDSDISLLTAFIGLAPGGMAEMAVLGQSVHANLPIITTYQLFRLLFILFCVPIIMKWGFQRMEKRLEERKG; encoded by the coding sequence ATGTCATTACTTTTCTTATGTTTAAGTGCTGTACTTGGAGGATGGGTGTTTCAAGTGTGCCAACTTCCCCTTTCTTGGCTACTTGGCCCCATGTTCGGTACAATTCTGTATGTTCGACTTGCCAAAAATTCTCCGAAATTACCGTTCTCTTTTCGAGATATCGGGCTCCTTGTCATTGGATACCTCATCGGAAAACAATTTACAAAACAGACTTTAGTGGAAATGGGAAGCCACTTGCCATCCATGCTCTTAATGACTGTTATTATGATTGCTTTTAGTTTAATTCTTGCATTTATCACTTCGAAATTAACACACAGTAATTTAAAGTCAACTGTTGCAGGTAGCATTCCAGGTGGTCTATCTCAAATGATTGCGATTAGCTCTGAAATTAAAGGCATTGATCTTACTGTTGTAACGGTTATTCAAATAAGCCGTATCTTATCTGTCATTATTCTCGTTCCACTCCTTGTTTATAGTCCGATTTTATATGGAAATCAAGCAACAGCAACGGTAACCTCTACTGCTGGAAGTGCAAGTTATCATTGGATGATTTTTCTGTTCCTCTTCTGTTGCTATCTTATCGCAAGCTTAGTGAAAAAGTGGAAGTTCCCAGCACCATTTATGATTGGTCCGATGCTCCTTATTGCGACAATATCAATTGCTGGGTTGGATGTGCCAGCAATTCCAACCACTTTAACATGTGTTGCGCAAACGTTAATCGGCATTCATCTTGGATTGCAAATTAAATTTGGAAATATCGAAAATAAGGCGAAGTTTTTAAGTGTTGTAACGGTAACTTCCACTTTACTCGTTCTTTTTTCATTATTACTTGGTTATATTTTAATTAGCCTAGATAGTGATATCTCCTTATTAACTGCATTTATTGGGTTAGCACCTGGCGGAATGGCGGAAATGGCAGTGCTAGGACAATCTGTTCATGCTAACTTGCCGATAATTACAACCTATCAGTTATTTCGCTTATTATTTATCTTGTTTTGTGTGCCAATTATTATGAAATGGGGATTTCAACGCATGGAAAAACGATTAGAGGAACGAAAAGGTTAG